One stretch of Acidobacteriota bacterium DNA includes these proteins:
- a CDS encoding undecaprenyl-phosphate glucose phosphotransferase, whose translation MISQRHRQTSALYLIGDLVALTGAFFLAWTLRFELQVVPLIKTPPDFGPYLELLPVILVSWPVVFYFHGLYQIRRSRSRVDESLMVVSAVALSSIVLLAFTAGYRPTVAPDSQEYFTFSRAFLALLAFCSLAVVVFTRMSIREVLRWRRLHGHGLQRILVIGAGKLGKEITQKLIAHREFGFEVIGFLDDDPGKAGSSFYDVPVLGNLRSVDEVLENHRVDQVYIALPLEAHRKMLRLLQRFGRECVEVKLVPDILQFATLNAAIEELDGCPIINLSQVPMQGWQSLAKRGIDMAIAAACLLALLPLLPIVAAIIWFEDHGPIFYSQERMGLDGQPFMIYKLRSMRVNAEASTGPVWAVKDDPRRTRFGSFIRRTSIDELPQLWNVLKGDMSIVGPRPERPAFVHEFKHKIPQYMMRHRVKAGITGWAQVHGWRGNTSIKKRIQYDLYYIENWSLGLDLKILWMTLRSGLWHNAH comes from the coding sequence TTGATTAGCCAACGACATCGCCAGACGTCCGCGCTCTATCTGATCGGCGATCTGGTGGCCCTCACCGGCGCCTTCTTCCTCGCCTGGACCCTGCGCTTCGAGCTGCAGGTGGTGCCCCTGATCAAGACGCCGCCGGACTTCGGTCCCTATCTCGAGCTGCTGCCGGTGATCCTGGTGTCGTGGCCGGTGGTCTTCTACTTCCACGGCCTGTACCAAATTCGCCGCTCCCGCAGCCGGGTCGACGAGTCCCTGATGGTGGTCTCGGCGGTGGCCCTGTCGAGCATCGTGCTCCTGGCCTTCACCGCCGGCTATCGCCCGACGGTGGCGCCGGACAGCCAGGAATACTTCACCTTCAGCCGCGCCTTCCTCGCCCTGCTGGCCTTCTGCTCGTTGGCGGTGGTGGTCTTCACCCGCATGAGCATCCGCGAGGTCCTGCGCTGGCGCCGGCTGCACGGTCACGGGCTGCAGCGTATCCTGGTCATCGGCGCCGGCAAGCTGGGCAAAGAGATCACCCAGAAGCTCATCGCCCACCGCGAGTTCGGCTTCGAGGTCATCGGCTTTCTGGACGACGATCCGGGCAAAGCCGGCTCGTCCTTCTACGACGTGCCGGTGCTGGGCAATCTGCGGTCGGTGGACGAGGTGTTGGAGAACCACCGGGTGGACCAGGTCTACATCGCCCTGCCCCTGGAGGCCCACCGCAAGATGCTGCGCCTGCTGCAGCGCTTCGGCCGCGAGTGCGTCGAGGTCAAGCTGGTCCCCGACATCCTCCAATTCGCCACCCTCAACGCCGCCATCGAAGAGCTCGACGGCTGCCCCATCATCAACCTCTCCCAGGTGCCCATGCAGGGCTGGCAGAGCTTGGCCAAGCGCGGCATCGACATGGCCATCGCCGCCGCCTGCCTGCTGGCGCTGCTGCCCTTGCTGCCCATCGTGGCGGCGATTATCTGGTTCGAGGATCACGGCCCCATCTTCTACAGCCAGGAGCGCATGGGCCTCGACGGCCAGCCGTTCATGATCTACAAGCTGCGCTCCATGCGGGTCAACGCCGAGGCCAGCACCGGCCCGGTGTGGGCGGTCAAGGACGACCCCCGCCGCACCCGCTTCGGCAGCTTCATCCGCCGCACCTCCATCGACGAGCTACCGCAGCTGTGGAACGTGCTCAAGGGCGACATGTCCATCGTCGGCCCGCGCCCGGAACGCCCCGCCTTCGTCCACGAGTTCAAGCACAAGATCCCCCAATACATGATGCGCCACCGGGTCAAGGCCGGCATCACCGGCTGGGCCCAGGTCCACGGCTGGCGCGGCAACACCTCGATCAAGAAGCGCATCCAATACGACCTCTACTACATCGAGAACTGGTCCCTCGGCCTCGATCTCAAGATCCTCTGGATGACCCTCCGCAGCGGGCTCTGGCATAACGCGCACTGA